One window of the Rosa rugosa chromosome 3, drRosRugo1.1, whole genome shotgun sequence genome contains the following:
- the LOC133735986 gene encoding heat shock cognate 70 kDa protein-like, which yields MAITGEEQECYAIGIDLGTTYSCVAVWRNNNAEIIPNDQGNRTTPSYVAFTDNERLVGDAALNQAIRNPTTSIFDAKRLIGRRFSDASVQHDVKLLPFKVIEGADNKPKILIKHNGQTKKFAPEEISSMILAKMRETAEAYLGSHVKNAVITVPAYFNNSQRQATKNAGLIAGLNVMRIINEPTAAAIAHGLDKKAKRNVMIYDLGGGTLDVSLLTLGDGIFDVKATAGDTHLGGEDFDNKMVSYCVEQFKRKHKLDVSGNSRALMRLRSSCEKAKRRLSFTSSIDIEIDCLDQGIDFSTNLTRAKFEQLNMNFFKKCMDPVHKCLSDAGMSVYSVDDVVLAGGSSRIPKVQELLQDVFNGKELCKGINPDEAIAYGAAVQAAVLNGCGKQNGNRLQDAVLNGCGRIPNGNRLQDFTLLDVTPLSLGIEVCECDHDDDHYCAECTHDRMSVLIPRNTRIPIKMNGNFTTRYDNQRSVLFPVYEGESKKTSNNNFLGEFELCHIPPAPKCVPKLDVCFDIDANGILNVSAEDKSTGNKKGITINTKTRTSG from the exons ATGGCAATAACAGGAGAAGAACAAGAGTGTTATGCAATAGGGATCGACTTGGGAACAACCTACTCGTGTGTGGCAGTTTGGCGGAACAATAATGCAGAAATCATACCAAACGATCAGGGCAACAGGACAACTCCATCTTACGTTGCCTTCACTGATAACGAGCGACTGGTAGGTGATGCAGCACTTAACCAGGCCATCAGAAATCCCACTACCTCCATATTTG ATGCAAAGCGATTAATTGGTAGGAGATTTAGTGATGCCTCGGTTCAACACGATGTTAAGTTATTGCCATTCAAGGTCATCGAAGGGGCAGATAATAAGCCCAAGATTCTGATTAAACACAATGGGCAGACGAAAAAGTTTGCTCCAGAAGAAATCTCATCCATGATTCTCGCAAAGATGCGCGAGACTGCTGAAGCCTACCTTGGATCCCATGTAAAGAATGCAGTTATCACTGTGCCTGCTTACTTCAATAACTCACAACGTCAGGCTACGAAGAATGCTGGTCTTATTGCAGGGTTAAACGTGATGCGAATTATTAACGAACCAACAGCTGCAGCAATTGCCCATGGCCTTGACAAGAAGGCCAAGAGAAATGTGATGATATATGATTTGGGTGGAGGTACTTTAGATGTGTCACTACTTACCCTAGGTGACGGTATCTTTGACGTCAAGGCCACAGCTGGAGACACTCACCTTGGTGGTGAAGATTTTGATAACAAAATGGTGAGTTATTGTGTTGAGCAGTTCAAGAGGAAGCACAAATTGGACGTTAGTGGAAACTCCCGAGCTCTTATGAGGTTAAGAAGTTCTTGTGAGAAAGCAAAGAGGAGACTTTCATTTACATCTTCAATTGACATTGAAATTGACTGTTTGGATCagggcattgattttagcaCAAATCTTACCCGTGCAAAATTTGAACAACTGAACATGAATTTCTTCAAAAAATGTATGGATCCTGTACATAAGTGTTTGAGCGATGCTGGCATGAGTGTGTACAGTGTGGATGATGTTGTTCTTGCTGGTGGCTCTTCTAGAATTCCGAAGGTGCAAGAGCTATTGCAGGATGTGTTCAATGGGAAGGAGTTGTGCAAGGGCATAAATCCAGATGAGGCGATTGCATATGGAGCAGCTGTTCAAGCTGCAGTCTTAAACGGGTGTGGAAAGCAAAATGGGAATAGGCTTCAAGATGCAGTCTTAAATGGGTGTGGCCGGATACCAAATGGGAATAGGCTTCAAGACTTCACTCTCTTGGATGTCACACCTCTCTCACTTGGCATAGAGGTTTGTGAGTGTGATCATGATGATGATCATTATTGTGCCGAATGTACTCATGATCGGATGTCCGTTTTGATTCCAAGAAACACCAGAATTCCCATCAAGATGAACGGGAACTTTACTACTAGGTATGACAACCAACGTAGCGTGTTGTTCCCTGTATATGAAGGTGAGAGTAAGAAAACCTCAAATAATAACTTTTTGGGTGAATTTGAGCTCTGCCATATTCCTCCAGCTCCCAAGTGTGTTCCTAAGCTTGATGTTTGCTTTGATATTGATGCCAACGGCATTCTTAATGTCTCTGCTGAAGACAAGTCCACTGGCAACAAGAAAGGGATTACAATAAACACTAAGACAAGAACCTCCGG GTGA
- the LOC133739297 gene encoding heat shock cognate 70 kDa protein-like translates to MAGGGEDHAIGIDLGTTYSCVAVWQHDRVEIIVNDQGNRTTPSYVAFTDTEQLVGDAALNQIIKNPTNSVFDAKRLIGRRFSDACVQSDMKLWPFKVIEGPNDKPIIVVQDKGQEKNFAAEEISSMVLAKMHKVAEAHLGSSVKNAVITVPAYFNDAQRQATKNAAEMADLNVIRIINEPTAAAIAYGLDKKAGSESKRTVMIFDLGGGTLDVSLLVIGHGVFDVMATAGDTHLGGEDFDNKMVNYCAEQFKRKHDLDVSGNLRALTRLKNACEKAKRRLSFASSVDIDIDCLDQGVDFSATITRAKFEQLNMEFFKKCMEPVKKCLSDAGMDASSVDDVVLAGGSSRIPMVQQLLQDLFHGKELCKGINPDEAVAYGAAAQAAVLSACGHNNGNRLQLFTLCDVTPLSLGLESTEPDSYRKHMNFLIPRNSSIPVMKKSTFTTIYDNQASISFPIYEGESTTPAENNFLGEFSLDDIPAAPAGAPNFEVCFDIDANGILNVSAEDMSTGRKKGITINMEKRSLGTEKMM, encoded by the exons ATGGCAGGTGGTGGAGAGGATCATGCAATAGGGATTGACTTGGGGACAACCTATTCGTGCGTGGCAGTGTGGCAGCACGATCGAGTTGAGATAATAGTGAACGATCAAGGCAACAGAACTACTCCATCTTATGTTGCCTTCACTGATACTGAGCAATTGGTAGGAGATGCAGCACTTAACCAGATCATCAAAAACCCTACCAACTCGGTCTTTG ATGCTAAGCGATTGATAGGTAGAAGATTTAGCGATGCATGTGTTCAAAGTGATATGAAGCTTTGGCCATTCAAGGTCATTGAAGGTCCTAATGACAAGCCCATTATTGTTGTGCAAGACAAGGGCCAAGAGAAAAACTTCGCTGCTGAAGAAATATCATCCATGGTACTCGCAAAGATGCATAAAGTTGCTGAAGCCCATCTTGGATCAAGTGTAAAAAATGCTGTTATTACTGTCCCTGCTTACTTTAATGACGCACAACGTCAGGCTACCAAAAATGCTGCTGAAATGGCTGACCTAAATGTGATTCGTATAATAAATGAACCAACTGCTGCAGCCATTGCTTACGGCCTTGATAAGAAAGCCGGTTCAGAGAGCAAAAGAACTGTGATGATATTTGATTTAGGTGGTGGTACTTTAGATGTGTCACTACTAGTAATAGGTCATGGCGTCTTTGATGTGATGGCCACCGCTGGAGACACTCATCTTGGAGGTGAAGATTTTGATAACAAAATGGTGAACTACTGTGCCGAGCAATTCAAGAGGAAGCACGACTTGGACGTTAGTGGGAACTTGAGAGCTCTTACGAGGTTGAAAAATGCTTGTGAGAAGGCAAAGAGGAGACTGTCATTCGCATCTTCAGTTGACATCGACATTGATTGTTTGGACCAGGGTGTAGATTTCAGTGCAACTATTACCCGTGCCAAATTTGAACAACTGAACATGGAATTCTTTAAAAAGTGCATGGAGCCTGTGAAGAAGTGTTTGAGCGATGCTGGCATGGACGCAAGCAGTGTGGATGATGTTGTTCTTGCTGGCGGCTCTTCTAGAATTCCCATGGTGCAACAGCTACTACAAGACTTGTTCCATGGGAAGGAGTTGTGCAAGGGCATCAATCCGGATGAGGCGGTTGCCTATGGAGCCGCCGCTCAAGCTGCAGTCTTAAGTGCTTGTGGTCACAATAATGGGAATAGGCTTCAACTTTTCACTCTCTGTGATGTCACCCCTCTGTCACTTGGGTTGGAGAGTACCGAACCCGACAGTTACAGGAAACACATGAATTTTTTGATCCCAAGAAATTCCAGCATCCCTGTGATgaagaagagcactttcactaCAATTTATGATAACCAAGCTTCCATAAGCTTTCCCATCTACGAGGGTGAGAGTACTACACCTGCAGAGAATAACTTTTTGGGTGAATTTTCCCTTGATGACATTCCTGCAGCTCCTGCGGGAGCTCCTAATTTTGAGGTTTGCTTCGATATTGATGCAAATGGTATCTTGAATGTCTCTGCCGAGGACATGTCTACTGGAAGAAAGAAGGGGATTACAATCAATATGGAAAAAAGAAGCTTGGGAACTGAGAAGATGATGTGA
- the LOC133739301 gene encoding SKP1-like protein 1A, giving the protein MSTENKKLILNSSDGEKFEIDEAVGLESQTIKHMVEDGCADNAIPLPNVTGVILAKVIEYCKRHVEDKESKNEDNKNDKEESLKKFDAEFVKVDRNVLFDLILAANYLNIKGLLDLTCQTVADMIKGKTPEEIRKTFNIKNDFTPEEEEEVRRENSWAFE; this is encoded by the coding sequence ATGTCGACTGAGAACAAGAAGCTAATCCTGAACAGCTCCGACGGAGAGAAATTTGAGATTGATGAGGCTGTTGGTCTAGAATCGCAGACCATCAAGCACATGGTAGAGGACGGCTGCGCCGATAATGCGATCCCCTTGCCCAATGTCACCGGCGTCATCCTAGCCAAGGTCATCGAGTACTGCAAGAGGCACGTTGAGGACAAGGAAAGCAAGAATGAAGACAATAAGAATGATAAGGAGGAGTCTCTCAAGAAATTCGACGCCGAGTTCGTGAAAGTCGACCGGAACGTCCTGTTCGATCTGATATTGGCAGCAAACTATCTGAACATCAAGGGGCTGCTGGACTTGACATGCCAGACTGTGGCAGACATGATAAAGGGAAAGACTCCCGAAGAGATTCGCAAGACTTTCAACATCAAGAATGACTTCACTcctgaggaagaagaggaggttcGAAGGGAGAACTCATGGGCTTTTGAGTGA